Below is a window of Mucilaginibacter sp. PAMC 26640 DNA.
CTGGAAATTGATACACGCTGTAATCCGTAACTACATTGTAGAGCGTATCGCGTTCAACAGGGTGACGTCCCGCATGCTTGATCAGGTCAACCAATTGCTTTGTGCTCATGCCCGGGTGCTGTTCTTCCGCACCGGCCATAGAATAAATCTTGGTGGTATCATCCAGCGTACCATCGATATCATCCACACCAAAATTAAGTGATAATTGCGCCGTAGTGCGGCTAATCATTGCCCAATAAGCCTTAATGTGATCGAAGTTATCCAGGTAGATCCTGGCAATAGCATAGTTCCGGAGATCCTCTACCACGGTTGATTCCGGCACGTTGCTCATCTGGTTATCCTGGTTACGGAACTTAAGCGGAATAAATGTTTGAAAACCACCCGTACGATCCTGCAATTCACGCAGCCTTTCCATATGGTCAACCCGGTGCCAATATTTTTCGATATGGCCATAAAGCATTGTAGCGTTGGAACGCATGCCTATTTTATGCCACTCTTCATGAATAGCCAGCCATTGCTCCGCATTGCATTTGTCTTTTGCTATAAGGTCGCGCACTTCGGGATGGAAGATCTCGGCACCGCCGCCCGGCATAGATTGCAGCCCGGCATCCTTCATCAGCTGCATACCGGTGGCATAGTCGATCTTGGCCTTTTTAAAAATATAGTGGTACTCAACAGGCGTTAAAGCCTTAACATGCAGGTCCGGGCGATGTTGTTTAATCCTCGTAAACAGTTCCGAATAAAAGGCTACATCATACTGCGGCAAAACACCGCCCACAATGTGCACTTCGGTAACGGGTTGGTCATCATACTTTCTTACGATATCCAGCATCTCCTCCATCGTATACTCCCAGCCTTCAGCCTTTTGCTTGATCAAACGGGAATAGGAGCAGAATTTACAATCGTAAACACAAAGGTTGGTTGGCTCGATATGAAAGTTACGGTTAAAATAAGTTTTATCTCCGTGTTTTTGCTCGCGAATATAGTTGGCCAGTATACCTAAATAACCCAATTCAGCCTTTTCATA
It encodes the following:
- a CDS encoding aminofutalosine synthase MqnE, whose protein sequence is MEVSENFGVLLNNPQLLPELKAIAQKVLHNQRITFDDGVLLYEKAELGYLGILANYIREQKHGDKTYFNRNFHIEPTNLCVYDCKFCSYSRLIKQKAEGWEYTMEEMLDIVRKYDDQPVTEVHIVGGVLPQYDVAFYSELFTRIKQHRPDLHVKALTPVEYHYIFKKAKIDYATGMQLMKDAGLQSMPGGGAEIFHPEVRDLIAKDKCNAEQWLAIHEEWHKIGMRSNATMLYGHIEKYWHRVDHMERLRELQDRTGGFQTFIPLKFRNQDNQMSNVPESTVVEDLRNYAIARIYLDNFDHIKAYWAMISRTTAQLSLNFGVDDIDGTLDDTTKIYSMAGAEEQHPGMSTKQLVDLIKHAGRHPVERDTLYNVVTDYSVYQFPEEEKPKYYKLPVIN